A stretch of the Lolium perenne isolate Kyuss_39 chromosome 3, Kyuss_2.0, whole genome shotgun sequence genome encodes the following:
- the LOC139837981 gene encoding uncharacterized protein, translating into MAQILRLLMEDRQRARQESEANIAALRQIAQVAAGNRNNEEGEGHGKEAPRSRLRDFQNTNPPVFSKCTAPLDADDWLRTIENNLEVAAVGDNEKVLLATHFLAGPARAWWENVKAMQAPGHVINWEEFTAKFRKAHIPTGLIKIKRDEFFNLKQNNSNVVDYLDKFNTLARYAPQDTDTDEKKRDRFMNGLHEEIQSILVVVPYPDLEALVDAAIMVESKRKAAIETRKRKMLQQQGGPNNPKYRSPPPSRPANPPQRNPSPAPAYRPNNYAPNRSAPQHRSGGFNTNPRPNPPARPQGDGCFACGKPGHFSRECPTKMRTPQRANAPRPNQAQARTASGKNPVVKKQANAAHGHLNHASAEEAEETPDIVMGTFLVNSTLARVLFDSGASHSLVTEPFVKKSGMKPTVMKRLMLVQIPGSTAKTRLSCKQVPIIIQGVHFQSDLIVLGAQGLDVILGMDWMTKYKGHIDCVQKSITLTNDQGLPVKYITTIHSSKAFCKKSISGPDLEQVPVVCEYPDVFLEELPGMPPDRDIEFIIELIPGTAPIA; encoded by the coding sequence ATGGCTCAAATCCTGCGCCTCTTGATGGAGGATCGCCAGCGTGCCCGCCAGGAGAGTGAAGCTAACATCGCAGCGCTTCGGCAGATCGCTCAAGTCGCCGCGGGAAACCGCAACaatgaagaaggagaaggacacgGCAAAGAGGCGCCAAGATCACGCCTTcgggacttccagaacaccaatccacCCGTGTTCTCCAAGTGTACCGCTCCCCTCGATGCAGACGATTGGCTCCGCACCATTGAAAACAACTTGGAAGTCGCTGCCGTAGGAGACAACGAGAAAGTCCTCCTCGCCACCCACTTTCTCGCTGGACCTGCACGAGCATGGTGGGAGAACGTCAAGGCCATGCAAGCTCCTGGACATGTCATCAACTGGGAGGAGTTCACCGCCAAGTTCCGTAAGGCTCACATTCCTACGGGATTAATCAAGATTAAGCGGGATGAATTTTTCAATCTGAAGCAGAACAACTCCAATGTGGTGGATTACCTTGACAAGTTTAACACTTTAGCAAGGTACGCCCCTCAAGACACAGACACCGATGAGAAGAAGCGCGACCGTTTCATGAATGGCCTGCATGAGGAGATTCAGAGTATTCTAGTGGTTGTACCCTACCCAGACCTGGAGGCGCTTGTGGATGCCGCCATTATGGTGGAGTCTAAGCGCAAAGCTGCCATTGAGACCAGAAAGCGCAAGATGCTACAGCAACAGGGTGGACCCAACAACCCCAAGTACCGCAGTCCGCCCCCATCAAGACCCGCCAACCCACCCCAGAGGAACCCTTCACCAGCCCCAGCTTACCGCCCCAATAACTACGCCCCCAATCGTTCAGCTCCGCAGCACCGTTCTGGAGGATTCAATACCAACCCTCGCCCCAATCCGCCAGCTCGCCCTCAAGGCGATGGATGTTTCGCTTGTGGGAAGCCTGGACACTTCTCTCGTGAGTGCCCTACCAAGATGAGGACGCCCCAACGCGCCAACGCGCCAAGACCCAATCAGGCTCAAGCTAGGACGGCGTCAGGGAAGAATCCGGTTGTCAAGAAGCAGGCCAACGCCGCCCATGGACACTTGAACCACGCCAGCGCTGAAGAAGCTGAGGAAACACCGGACATTGTGATGGGTACGTTCCTTGTCAACTCCACTCTCGCCCGAGTTctctttgattccggagcatctcattctttagtTACTGAGCCTTTCGTTAAGAAAAGTGGGATGAAACCAACCGTTATGAAACGCCTCATGTTAGTACAAATACCTGGATCCACCGCTAAAACCCGCCTATCTTGCAAGCAAGTTCCTATAATCATACAAGGTGTACATTTCCAATCCGACCTAATAGTTTTAGGAGCCCAAGGTTTGGACGTAATACTTGGAATGGATTGGATGACCAAGTACAAAGGACACATTGACTGCGTCCAAAAATCTATTACCCTAACCAATGATCAAGGCCTACCAGTAAAATACATCACCACCATACACTCATCCAAAGCCTTCTGTAAGAAAAGCATCTCTGGACCCGACCTCGAACAAGTTCCTGTTGTCTGCGAGTACCCTGATGTTTTCCTGGAGGAATTGCCCGGTATGCCTCCTGACCGAGACATCGAGTTCATCATAGAACTAATCCCAGGAACTGCACCCATAGCCTAG